The genomic region TGCCGACACGATCTCGTGCAGGATGCCTGGCTCGGTCCAGGCGTGACCGGCATCCGGCACGACGACGAATGCGGCCTCTGGCCAGGCGCGATGCAGGTCCCAGGCCGTCTGCATCGGCGTGCAGATGTCGTACCGGCCCTGGATGATGACGCCGGGAATGTCCTTCAGCCGCGAGGCGTCACGGATCAGCTGCCCCTCCTCGAAGAAGCCGCCATTGACGAAGTAGTGGTTCTCGATCCGGGCGAAGGCGACGGCGAACCTGTCCTCGCCGTGCCGCACCGCCATCTGCGGATCCGGCAGCAGTGTCAGCGTGCGACCCTCCCAGAGGCTCCACGCGCGCGCCGCCTCGACCTGCACGGCGCGGTCGGGATGGGTCAGCCGCTTGTGGTAGGCCGCCATCAGGTCGCCGCGCTCATCCTCCGGAATCGGAGCCAGATAGGCCTCCCACAGGTCCGGGAAGATCCACGAGGCGCCTTCCTGATAGAACCACAGCAGTTCGGCGCGCCTGAGCGTGAAGATGCCACGCAGGATCAGGCCGCGGCAGCGTTCGGGATGGGTCTGGGCATAGGCGAGGGCGAGACAGCTGCCCCAGGACCCGCCCAGAACCAGCCAGCGTTCGACGCCCAGCATCCGGCGCAGCCGTTCGATGTCGGCGATGAGATGCCATGTCGTGTTGGCCTCGAGCGAGGCGTGAGGCGTCGAGCGCCCGCACCCGCGCTGGTCGAACAGCAGCATACGGTAACGGGCCGGATCGAACAGCCGCCGGTGATCCGGCGAACATCCCGCACCGGGTCCGCCATGCAGGAACACGGCGGGGAGTCCGTCGGGATTTCCGCAGACCTCCCAGTAGATCGAATGCCCGTCGCCAACGTCGAGATACCCCTGGTCAAGGGGCTCGATCGGCGGATAGAGCGTGCGGCGGTCCTGCATCTGGCCTCTGGTTCCGTACGCCCCTACTCCGCCGCGTCACGCGCCGGCTCGGGTCCGACCGGTGCCGGGGCCGACCAGCGCAGCACCGGCTGGCGGGCGGCGCGGGTCTCGTCAAGGCGGCGGCGGGGGGCGAACCGGGGCGCGCCGGCGAAGCGGTCTGTCTCGCCGCGCCTCGCCGCCATGGCGAGATCGCGCAGGGTCGCGATGAACAGGTCTAGGCTCGCCTTGGATTCCGATTCGGTCGGCTCGATCAGCATCGCCCCATGCACGACCAGCGGGAAGTACATGGTCATCGGGTGGTAGCCCTCGTCGATCATCGCCTTGGCGAAATCCAGCGTGGTGACGCCAGTGCCATCGAGGAATTCATCGTCGAACAGCACCTCGTGCATGCACGGCCGGTCGCCGAACGGCAGGCTCATCAGGTCGGACAGGCTGGCGCGGATGTAGTTCGCCGCCAGCACCGCATCCTCGGCCGCCTGGCGCATCCCATCGGCGCCGTGGCTGAGCATCCAGGCAGCGGCCCGCACGAACATGCCCATCTGGCCATGGAAGGCGGTCATCCTGCCGAAGGGATGCGCCCCGCCAGCCTTGTCGGCATTTTCGACGAGATCGAATCCCTCGGGTCCCGACACGACCCAGGGCAGTGGCGCGAAGGCAGCCAGCGCCTCCGAGAGTACCACCGGCCCCGCCCCCGGCCCGCCGCCGCCATGCGGCGTCGAAAAGGTCTTGTGCAGGTTGATGTGCATGGCGTCGACGCCGAGATCGCCCGGTCGGACGCGGCCGAGGATGGCGTTGAAGTTCGCCCCGTCGCAGTAGAAGAAGGCGCCCGCCGCATGCACGGCCTCGGCGATCTCGATGATGTCGCGCTCGAACAGGCCGCAGGTGTTGGGGTTGGTCAGCATGATGGCGGCGACGTCCGGCGCGAGCTTCGCCTTCACCGCTTCCGGATCGACGGTTCCGTCCGCGCGGGCCGGG from Tepidamorphus gemmatus harbors:
- the pip gene encoding prolyl aminopeptidase, yielding MQDRRTLYPPIEPLDQGYLDVGDGHSIYWEVCGNPDGLPAVFLHGGPGAGCSPDHRRLFDPARYRMLLFDQRGCGRSTPHASLEANTTWHLIADIERLRRMLGVERWLVLGGSWGSCLALAYAQTHPERCRGLILRGIFTLRRAELLWFYQEGASWIFPDLWEAYLAPIPEDERGDLMAAYHKRLTHPDRAVQVEAARAWSLWEGRTLTLLPDPQMAVRHGEDRFAVAFARIENHYFVNGGFFEEGQLIRDASRLKDIPGVIIQGRYDICTPMQTAWDLHRAWPEAAFVVVPDAGHAWTEPGILHEIVSATDRFADRI
- the gcvPB gene encoding aminomethyl-transferring glycine dehydrogenase subunit GcvPB — its product is MTMNRQGRPSVPQQTTAAGHETFTGNRALTIEEPLIFETGRLDVTGVDLYAQEETPARLGGLRRRTAPHLPGLTEPEAVRHYVRLSQKNYAIDTGLYPLGSCTMKHNPRLNEKMARLPGFGDIHPLQPVSTVQGALELIHLVAEGLKVLTGMPAVAMSPKAGAHGELCGMMAIKAALRARGDARSVVLVPESAHGTNPATAALLGYRVESIPARADGTVDPEAVKAKLAPDVAAIMLTNPNTCGLFERDIIEIAEAVHAAGAFFYCDGANFNAILGRVRPGDLGVDAMHINLHKTFSTPHGGGGPGAGPVVLSEALAAFAPLPWVVSGPEGFDLVENADKAGGAHPFGRMTAFHGQMGMFVRAAAWMLSHGADGMRQAAEDAVLAANYIRASLSDLMSLPFGDRPCMHEVLFDDEFLDGTGVTTLDFAKAMIDEGYHPMTMYFPLVVHGAMLIEPTESESKASLDLFIATLRDLAMAARRGETDRFAGAPRFAPRRRLDETRAARQPVLRWSAPAPVGPEPARDAAE